In a genomic window of Glycine max cultivar Williams 82 chromosome 13, Glycine_max_v4.0, whole genome shotgun sequence:
- the LOC100795896 gene encoding transcription factor bHLH130 isoform X1 — MSIVYSHAVKYSRGETRMNPEMDSNIGQHCHQQNSGLMRYRSAPSSLLTSLVNNNNNNNGYVNGESFRSEHNHHHHQQQQQQHYPPSTSSEMENMLAKLISSNNSEPLQMKEEAGDSVSQPPQQHNGYSYGSSPQMMYQTQQIQGLPIPNGSLGASGSAFDGSFSAVNSLASQNSTQPKMGASTNCNNLIRQKSSPAGFFSNYSVDNAALRDVASFRGCDVSNGQAITSSSGLHGTLNFSSRPSSCSTRMPQIAENGNEDVEANCVESRNLRNDNINNTKCYMPSFTTDFWDGSAFSASRTASNSGEISFSTSKAMDIQDEDFGYQKVGLTHHLSLPGSSSRMATMEKLYQIQGSVPCKIRAKRGFATHPRSIAERERRTRISARIKKLQDLFPKSDKQTSTADMLDLAVEYIKDLQKQVKILRDTRAKCTCTSNQKH, encoded by the exons ATGAGTATTGTGTATAGTCATGCTGTGAAGTACTCTCGAGGGGAGACAAGGATGAACCCAGAAATGGATTCAAATATTGGTCAACATTGTCATCAACAAAATTCTGGACTAATGAGATACCGTTCTGCCCCAAGCTCATTGCTCACAAGCCTtgtgaacaacaacaacaacaacaatggttATGTCAATGGTGAATCTTTCAGAAGTGagcataatcatcatcatcatcagcagcagcagcagcagcattaTCCTCCCTCTACAAGCTCTGAAATGGAAAACATGTTGGCCAAGTTGATTTCTTCCAACAATTCTGAGCCTTTGCAAATGAAGGAAGAAGCAGGGGACTCTGTTTCACAACCACCACAACAACACAATGGTTACTCTTATGGGTCTTCACCTCAGATGATGTACCAAACTCAGCAAATTCAAGGCTTGCCTATACCAAATGGTTCTTTAGGGGCTTCAGGGAGTGCTTTTGATGGCTCATTCAGTGCAGTAAATTCCCTTGCTTCACAGAATTCCACACAACCTAAAATGGGTGCTTCCACCAATTGCAACAATCTCATTAGACAAAAGAGTTCTCCTGCTGGTTTTTTCTCCAATTACTCAGTTGATAATG CAGCATTGAGAGATGTGGCAAGTTTTAGGGGCTGTGATGTCTCAAATGGACAAGCTATTACATCCTCTAGTGGATTGCATGGTACTTTGAACTTCTCATCTAGGCCATCCTCTTGCTCCACCCGGATGCCACAGATTGCTGAAAATGGAAATGAAGATGTGGAAGCAAATTGTGTTGAAAGTAGAAACCTGAGAAATGACAATATCAACAACACTAAATGTTACATGCCTAGTTTCACCACTGACTTCTGGGATGGTTCTGCATTCAGTGCCTCCAGAACAGCTAGTAACAGTGGTGAAATCTCATTTTCCACTTCAAAGGCTATGGATATTCAG GATGAAGATTTTGGATACCAAAAAGTTGGTTTGACCCACCATTTGAGTCTGCCTGGCTCTTCCAGTAGGATGGCTACAATGGAGAAGCTTTATCAAATTCAAGGATCTGTTCCATGTAAAATTCGTGCCAAGAGAGGTTTTGCCACTCACCCGAGAAGTATTGCTGAAAGG GAAAGGAGAACACGAATTAGCGCAAGAATCAAGAAATTGCAAGACCTTTTCCCAAAATCAGACAAG CAAACAAGCACTGCAGATATGTTGGATTTGGCAGTTGAGTACATTAAAGACTTGCAGAAACAAGTTAAG ATTCTCAGAGATACTAGGGCAAAATGCACTTGTACAAGCAATCAGAAGCACTGA
- the LOC100795896 gene encoding transcription factor bHLH130 isoform X2: MSIVYSHAVKYSRGETRMNPEMDSNIGQHCHQQNSGLMRYRSAPSSLLTSLVNNNNNNNGYVNGESFRSEHNHHHHQQQQQQHYPPSTSSEMENMLAKLISSNNSEPLQMKEEAGDSVSQPPQQHNGYSYGSSPQMMYQTQQIQGLPIPNGSLGASGSAFDGSFSAVNSLASQNSTQPKMGASTNCNNLIRQKSSPAGFFSNYSVDNALRDVASFRGCDVSNGQAITSSSGLHGTLNFSSRPSSCSTRMPQIAENGNEDVEANCVESRNLRNDNINNTKCYMPSFTTDFWDGSAFSASRTASNSGEISFSTSKAMDIQDEDFGYQKVGLTHHLSLPGSSSRMATMEKLYQIQGSVPCKIRAKRGFATHPRSIAERERRTRISARIKKLQDLFPKSDKQTSTADMLDLAVEYIKDLQKQVKILRDTRAKCTCTSNQKH; the protein is encoded by the exons ATGAGTATTGTGTATAGTCATGCTGTGAAGTACTCTCGAGGGGAGACAAGGATGAACCCAGAAATGGATTCAAATATTGGTCAACATTGTCATCAACAAAATTCTGGACTAATGAGATACCGTTCTGCCCCAAGCTCATTGCTCACAAGCCTtgtgaacaacaacaacaacaacaatggttATGTCAATGGTGAATCTTTCAGAAGTGagcataatcatcatcatcatcagcagcagcagcagcagcattaTCCTCCCTCTACAAGCTCTGAAATGGAAAACATGTTGGCCAAGTTGATTTCTTCCAACAATTCTGAGCCTTTGCAAATGAAGGAAGAAGCAGGGGACTCTGTTTCACAACCACCACAACAACACAATGGTTACTCTTATGGGTCTTCACCTCAGATGATGTACCAAACTCAGCAAATTCAAGGCTTGCCTATACCAAATGGTTCTTTAGGGGCTTCAGGGAGTGCTTTTGATGGCTCATTCAGTGCAGTAAATTCCCTTGCTTCACAGAATTCCACACAACCTAAAATGGGTGCTTCCACCAATTGCAACAATCTCATTAGACAAAAGAGTTCTCCTGCTGGTTTTTTCTCCAATTACTCAGTTGATAATG CATTGAGAGATGTGGCAAGTTTTAGGGGCTGTGATGTCTCAAATGGACAAGCTATTACATCCTCTAGTGGATTGCATGGTACTTTGAACTTCTCATCTAGGCCATCCTCTTGCTCCACCCGGATGCCACAGATTGCTGAAAATGGAAATGAAGATGTGGAAGCAAATTGTGTTGAAAGTAGAAACCTGAGAAATGACAATATCAACAACACTAAATGTTACATGCCTAGTTTCACCACTGACTTCTGGGATGGTTCTGCATTCAGTGCCTCCAGAACAGCTAGTAACAGTGGTGAAATCTCATTTTCCACTTCAAAGGCTATGGATATTCAG GATGAAGATTTTGGATACCAAAAAGTTGGTTTGACCCACCATTTGAGTCTGCCTGGCTCTTCCAGTAGGATGGCTACAATGGAGAAGCTTTATCAAATTCAAGGATCTGTTCCATGTAAAATTCGTGCCAAGAGAGGTTTTGCCACTCACCCGAGAAGTATTGCTGAAAGG GAAAGGAGAACACGAATTAGCGCAAGAATCAAGAAATTGCAAGACCTTTTCCCAAAATCAGACAAG CAAACAAGCACTGCAGATATGTTGGATTTGGCAGTTGAGTACATTAAAGACTTGCAGAAACAAGTTAAG ATTCTCAGAGATACTAGGGCAAAATGCACTTGTACAAGCAATCAGAAGCACTGA
- the LOC100796416 gene encoding uncharacterized protein: protein MASDRGVFLNKSWGVGGREMKDRDFDEEDVWSVANDDSGKETTRACKESCGSSSSSSAWRLPAAPRKIPRANNNANPLPAASDAPLVKGSSSAPMDIPDWSKIYGKSCKKGSTADDGASNKGGDDDDDDDDDMVPPHEWIARKLARSQISSFSVCEGMGRTLKGRDLSKVRNAILTKTGFIE from the coding sequence ATGGCATCAGATCGAGGTGTTTTTTTGAACAAAAGCTGGGGTGTTGGTGGAAGAGAAATGAAGGACAGAGATTTTGATGAAGAAGATGTGTGGAGTGTAGCAAATGATGATAGTGGCAAAGAAACCACAAGGGCATGCAAGGAATCTtgtggttcttcttcttcttcttctgcatggCGTTTACCTGCTGCTCCAAGAAAGATTCCAAGGGCTAATAATAATGCTAATCCCCTACCTGCAGCTTCTGATGCTCCATTGGTTAAAGGATCCTCATCAGCACCTATGGACATCCCTGACTGGTCAAAGATTTATGGTAAGAGTTGCAAGAAAGGGTCAACAGCAGATGATGGTGCAAGCAACAAgggtggtgatgatgatgatgatgacgacGATGACATGGTTCCTCCACATGAATGGATTGCTAGGAAGCTTGCAAGGAGCCAGATTTCATCTTTCTCTGTGTGTGAAGGGATGGGGAGGACACTCAAAGGGAGAGATCTTAGCAAGGTGAGGAATGCTATTTTGACCAAAACTGGCTTCATAGAGTAG